From Chloracidobacterium sp. N, the proteins below share one genomic window:
- a CDS encoding pentapeptide repeat-containing protein, with protein MSSRIPGSSRTISTSSLGRKLPVSTGIVTGAPLTGASFTGAPLTGASFTGAPLTGASFTGAPLTGASFTGAPLTGASWGAEAWTDWPLPQPPANNSHPATTHGLHIITVSPERRRLRGLERTPRNMKDVRRT; from the coding sequence ATGTCGAGCCGGATACCCGGGTCGAGCCGGACAATCTCCACGAGTTCACTGGGCCGAAAACTGCCGGTTTCGACCGGCATCGTCACCGGCGCCCCTTTGACAGGCGCTTCTTTCACGGGCGCGCCTTTGACAGGCGCTTCTTTCACGGGCGCGCCTTTGACAGGCGCTTCTTTCACGGGCGCGCCTTTGACAGGCGCTTCTTTCACGGGCGCGCCTTTGACAGGCGCTTCCTGGGGGGCCGAAGCCTGGACGGACTGGCCGTTGCCCCAACCACCGGCGAACAACAGCCACCCGGCAACAACCCATGGTCTCCACATCATCACGGTATCTCCAGAGAGGCGTCGGCTACGCGGGCTTGAGCGTACACCACGGAACATGAAAGATGTGCGACGCACATGA
- a CDS encoding M15 family metallopeptidase: MPVETGSFRPSELVEIVRLDPGIRLDIRYATANNFVGRPVYDEPRAFLQRPAAEALVKAHRWLKAHGYGIVVFDGYRPWRVTKLFWELTPPDKRNYVADPSKGSLHNRGCAVDVSMYDLNTGELVTMPSDYDEMSERAHPDYTGGTEEQRRLRDLLRTAMELHDFKVYRYEWWHFDHKDWRQYRVQDIPFSEIPVSELPSQPGEIPPSNPRL, from the coding sequence ATGCCGGTCGAAACCGGCAGTTTTCGGCCCAGTGAACTCGTGGAGATTGTCCGGCTCGACCCGGGTATCCGGCTCGACATCCGCTATGCCACGGCCAACAACTTCGTCGGACGTCCGGTGTATGACGAACCGCGCGCCTTTTTGCAGCGTCCGGCGGCGGAAGCCCTGGTGAAGGCGCATCGGTGGTTGAAGGCGCATGGCTACGGTATCGTGGTTTTTGACGGCTACCGGCCGTGGCGGGTGACGAAACTGTTTTGGGAACTGACGCCACCCGACAAACGCAACTATGTCGCCGATCCGTCCAAGGGATCACTGCACAACCGTGGCTGTGCCGTGGATGTGTCCATGTACGACCTGAACACCGGCGAACTCGTGACCATGCCGAGCGACTATGACGAAATGAGCGAGCGCGCCCACCCGGATTACACTGGCGGCACGGAAGAACAACGCCGTTTGCGCGACCTGCTGCGCACCGCCATGGAACTTCATGATTTCAAGGTGTACCGCTACGAGTGGTGGCACTTTGATCACAAGGACTGGCGGCAATACCGCGTCCAGGACATTCCCTTTTCTGAAATTCCCGTGTCTGAGTTGCCCTCGCAGCCGGGGGAGATACCGCCATCCAATCCGCGCTTATGA
- a CDS encoding serine/threonine-protein kinase: MNPLSPGTVLQQRYAIVKLLGKGGMGAVYQATDKKFGSTVALKQMIVTGEALVAAFEREAILLNGLRHAALPVVFDHFAEADGQFLVMQFIPGKDLAELLTEQGGPFPLAQVARWADQLLDALEYLHGRTPPIIHRDIKPQNVKLTPEDSLVLLDFGLAKGDLSGDAIQQRSLVGFTPVFASLEQMRGLSTDPRSDLYSAAATIYCLLTGRPPVDALARADALLSGKPDPLPLASDVNPQVPRTVAEIVRQAMTVSRDERLASAKEMRRQLRAAFKAVRAVTDDLDATVVQASAPPQLSVPPSAAPSQVPPATPSRFCVACGAPLVASAKFCIKCGHPNPALSPAPSSPSVAPPSGLPPSGQPLPTQPFLGSSPAGPSMPPPRVPVASPTPGSTGASPAHLPSTLPSAGMLAASEVVLLFGDYFAPPAVGVDPWARLLHVPTRVSAAVLAQAIWAAAFLDCERHGAITLMPVGVQGDFAKMTYALKSQTVSLASYSLEANIVEIARLRLDQSVPLPVASAVADIIRFDSRNAWRHTVGLVKLGLNRRHLLTMTPGSLPAPFPSGRFALTPQVVDLARRTSPEPVQRLMATAQGQSARWTLLIKSINAGLQRRTNPMLNLPELDQDF; this comes from the coding sequence ATGAATCCGCTGAGTCCAGGGACGGTGCTTCAGCAGCGTTATGCCATTGTGAAACTGCTCGGCAAGGGCGGTATGGGCGCGGTCTATCAGGCGACGGACAAAAAGTTCGGGAGCACGGTCGCCCTCAAGCAGATGATTGTGACCGGCGAGGCGCTGGTGGCGGCTTTCGAGCGGGAAGCCATTCTGCTCAATGGTTTGCGTCATGCCGCCCTGCCGGTCGTCTTCGATCACTTTGCCGAGGCGGACGGGCAGTTTCTGGTGATGCAGTTCATTCCCGGCAAGGATTTGGCGGAACTGCTCACGGAGCAGGGTGGTCCCTTTCCGCTGGCGCAGGTGGCCAGGTGGGCCGACCAACTGCTCGATGCGCTGGAGTACCTGCACGGACGGACGCCGCCCATCATTCACCGCGACATCAAGCCACAGAACGTCAAGCTGACGCCGGAAGACAGCCTCGTGCTGCTCGACTTTGGTCTGGCCAAGGGGGATTTATCGGGGGATGCCATCCAGCAGCGCAGCCTGGTGGGGTTTACGCCGGTGTTTGCCTCTTTGGAGCAGATGCGCGGTCTTTCCACAGACCCGCGCAGTGACCTCTACTCGGCGGCGGCCACGATCTACTGCCTGCTCACCGGGCGGCCTCCGGTGGATGCCCTGGCGCGGGCCGATGCTTTGCTGTCCGGTAAGCCTGATCCGCTGCCGCTGGCCAGCGATGTCAATCCCCAGGTGCCACGGACGGTCGCCGAAATTGTACGGCAGGCCATGACGGTTTCGCGTGATGAGCGGCTGGCTTCCGCCAAAGAGATGCGGCGGCAGCTCCGGGCAGCGTTCAAGGCCGTGCGGGCCGTGACCGATGACCTCGATGCCACTGTCGTACAGGCCAGTGCCCCACCCCAACTGTCCGTTCCGCCGTCGGCTGCGCCAAGTCAAGTTCCCCCGGCAACACCGAGTCGTTTCTGTGTGGCCTGTGGGGCGCCGCTGGTGGCATCGGCCAAGTTCTGCATAAAATGTGGGCATCCCAATCCGGCCCTGTCACCAGCCCCATCGTCGCCGTCGGTTGCGCCCCCTTCGGGCTTACCGCCGTCAGGACAACCACTTCCCACCCAGCCCTTCCTTGGCTCATCTCCGGCTGGGCCCTCAATGCCACCGCCACGGGTGCCGGTGGCATCACCGACGCCCGGTAGCACTGGCGCGTCTCCCGCCCACCTCCCGTCCACGTTACCTTCGGCAGGTATGCTGGCGGCCAGTGAAGTTGTTCTGCTGTTTGGGGATTACTTTGCACCGCCGGCGGTGGGAGTGGATCCCTGGGCCAGGCTGCTGCATGTGCCAACACGGGTGAGCGCCGCGGTTCTGGCCCAGGCCATCTGGGCCGCGGCCTTTCTCGACTGTGAGCGCCATGGGGCAATCACGCTGATGCCGGTCGGCGTCCAAGGTGACTTCGCCAAGATGACGTATGCGCTCAAGTCGCAGACCGTCAGTTTGGCGTCCTACAGTCTCGAGGCCAACATCGTCGAGATAGCGCGGCTGCGGCTGGATCAGAGTGTGCCGCTGCCGGTCGCCTCCGCTGTGGCGGACATCATCCGTTTTGATTCGCGCAATGCCTGGCGGCACACCGTTGGGCTGGTCAAGCTGGGGCTCAACCGCCGGCATCTGCTGACCATGACGCCCGGTTCGCTGCCGGCGCCGTTCCCGTCCGGGCGGTTTGCCCTGACGCCACAGGTCGTTGACCTTGCCCGGCGCACTTCGCCTGAGCCGGTGCAGCGGTTGATGGCCACGGCGCAGGGGCAGTCGGCGCGCTGGACACTGCTCATCAAGTCCATCAACGCCGGTCTCCAGCGCCGAACCAATCCGATGCTGAATCTGCCGGAACTGGACCAGGATTTCTGA
- a CDS encoding PHP domain-containing protein, translating to MSHNTTLSIVKPGSVFRHGLRTGVSLHCHTKFSREVLDFIPHYAAKIPLVAGRFARLCQGYEARHGRPLDFTQAWWTPPVTPRVLHDAEVRHMEATLGVRGIVSITDHDEIEACCGLRAMGEDVPISTEWTVPFGVAYFHVGVHNLPPDHARAIAEELFAFTKDPEARARPDVLEELFAMLNALPGVLVVLNHPLWDIENIGQAQHMTALKDFLDRYRRWLHALEINGFRSWRENLDVARLARELELPLVSGGDRHGLSPNTVVNLTDAETFEAMVEELRVMRRSHVVVLPTYQENMVLRVFEAAAQILDDYPDYPEGQRHWTERLFFLDAQGQPQSLRQCWSDHSPLWARMATWVFRQLGRRHWRPALERVLPKPQFELGEL from the coding sequence ATGTCGCACAATACGACACTGAGCATTGTCAAGCCGGGGAGCGTTTTCCGCCATGGGTTGCGCACCGGCGTGTCACTTCACTGTCACACCAAATTCTCCCGCGAAGTTCTGGATTTCATCCCGCACTACGCTGCGAAAATTCCCCTTGTGGCCGGACGTTTTGCCCGTCTGTGCCAGGGTTACGAAGCGCGGCATGGGCGTCCGCTGGATTTCACCCAGGCGTGGTGGACGCCGCCGGTGACGCCCCGCGTGCTGCACGATGCTGAAGTGCGGCACATGGAAGCGACCCTTGGCGTACGGGGCATCGTCTCCATCACCGACCACGACGAAATCGAAGCCTGCTGCGGCCTGCGCGCCATGGGGGAAGATGTGCCGATTTCGACCGAATGGACGGTGCCGTTTGGCGTGGCCTACTTTCACGTCGGCGTGCACAACCTCCCGCCTGACCATGCCCGCGCCATTGCCGAAGAACTGTTTGCCTTTACCAAAGACCCGGAAGCACGCGCCAGGCCCGATGTTCTGGAAGAACTGTTCGCGATGCTCAACGCGCTTCCGGGCGTGCTGGTGGTGTTGAACCATCCGCTCTGGGACATTGAAAACATTGGCCAGGCGCAGCACATGACCGCCCTCAAGGATTTTCTCGACCGCTACCGCCGCTGGCTGCACGCCCTGGAAATCAACGGCTTCCGCTCGTGGCGTGAAAACCTCGACGTGGCGCGTCTGGCGCGTGAGCTGGAGCTGCCGTTGGTTTCCGGCGGCGACCGCCACGGGCTTTCCCCGAACACGGTGGTGAACCTGACCGATGCTGAGACCTTCGAGGCCATGGTTGAGGAACTACGGGTGATGCGCCGCAGTCATGTGGTCGTGCTGCCGACGTATCAGGAAAACATGGTGTTGCGCGTGTTCGAGGCCGCCGCGCAAATTCTGGACGATTACCCGGACTATCCCGAAGGACAGCGCCACTGGACCGAGCGCCTGTTTTTTCTGGATGCGCAGGGGCAGCCGCAGTCGCTGCGCCAGTGCTGGTCTGATCACAGTCCGCTGTGGGCGCGGATGGCCACCTGGGTCTTTCGGCAACTCGGACGCCGGCACTGGCGTCCGGCCCTGGAAAGGGTCCTCCCCAAGCCGCAGTTCGAGCTGGGGGAACTGTAA
- a CDS encoding glycosyltransferase, whose protein sequence is MASVPQGNFRPAEASADQRFSPGCTMTNFLRVALFPDAYHEANGVARTFRTLEGVARRRGLPLLLVRCGASPGSHHPQTDGSVTTIELQRGGWSFPLDADLNFDLWLWRYAREVREQVRTFGPQVVHVTGPSDIGQLGVYVAKSLHLPLVMSWHTNLHEYAGQRWSRLLDYAFISPLVREQTSLWAEAKSLWATMKFYEYADVCLAPNPELVALVAQKTGKPTYLMQRGIDAEQFHPRHRTRPRLPSVVRLGFVGRLSTEKNVRFLAELEQQLLAQELTNIEFRIVGAGSERDWLAQTMKTATFAGVQQGERLAQEYADFDIFVFPSRTDTYGNVVLEAAASGVPCVVTGEGGPKFLVDPDESGVVAHDDAAFVAAVAELVRSAERRQSMGEAARARAQRASWDAVLDEVCLAYRAACTRGHLVGEF, encoded by the coding sequence ATGGCATCTGTACCGCAGGGAAACTTCCGCCCGGCCGAGGCGTCGGCTGACCAACGGTTCTCACCTGGATGCACCATGACCAACTTCCTGCGCGTCGCCTTGTTCCCGGATGCCTATCATGAAGCCAACGGCGTGGCCCGTACCTTTCGGACGCTGGAAGGTGTGGCGCGTCGCCGGGGGCTGCCGCTGCTGCTCGTGCGCTGTGGCGCCTCTCCCGGCAGCCACCACCCCCAGACCGATGGCTCTGTCACCACCATCGAACTCCAGCGGGGTGGCTGGTCGTTCCCCTTGGATGCGGACCTCAATTTTGACCTCTGGCTGTGGCGCTACGCCCGCGAAGTCCGGGAGCAGGTGCGTACTTTCGGCCCGCAGGTTGTCCACGTCACCGGCCCCAGCGACATCGGACAACTCGGCGTCTATGTTGCCAAGTCACTCCACCTGCCGTTGGTGATGTCCTGGCACACGAATCTGCACGAGTACGCCGGACAGCGGTGGTCGCGTCTGCTGGACTACGCCTTTATCTCGCCGCTGGTGCGGGAACAGACCAGCCTGTGGGCGGAAGCCAAGTCCCTGTGGGCCACGATGAAGTTTTACGAATACGCCGACGTATGCCTTGCGCCAAACCCGGAACTCGTCGCCCTGGTGGCGCAAAAGACAGGCAAACCCACCTATCTGATGCAGCGGGGCATTGACGCTGAGCAGTTTCATCCCCGTCATCGCACGCGGCCCCGGCTGCCTTCCGTCGTCCGTCTGGGGTTTGTCGGGCGGTTGAGCACCGAGAAAAACGTCCGCTTTCTGGCCGAACTGGAGCAGCAGTTGCTGGCGCAGGAGCTGACAAATATCGAATTTCGGATCGTCGGCGCCGGCAGCGAACGCGACTGGCTGGCCCAGACGATGAAGACGGCCACCTTTGCCGGTGTGCAGCAGGGGGAGCGGCTGGCGCAGGAGTACGCCGACTTTGACATCTTTGTGTTCCCGTCCCGAACGGACACGTACGGCAATGTCGTTCTGGAAGCGGCGGCGTCCGGCGTTCCCTGTGTGGTGACAGGGGAAGGCGGGCCGAAGTTTCTTGTTGATCCCGACGAGTCAGGCGTCGTGGCCCACGATGATGCCGCCTTCGTGGCGGCTGTCGCTGAACTGGTGCGTTCCGCCGAACGCCGCCAGTCCATGGGGGAAGCTGCACGGGCGCGTGCGCAGCGCGCCTCATGGGATGCCGTTCTCGATGAGGTCTGTCTGGCATACCGGGCCGCCTGCACCAGGGGGCACTTGGTGGGTGAGTTTTAG